GACGAAGGGGACTGCCTCGATGGCTGATGtcctgaaggattcggctcCGGCGCCGAAGGATGCGCAGCCTGTTCTTGCGGTGAACATCGAGGAGGGGGAGATCTTGGTAGGTGAGACGCTGATGGCGCTCAGAGGTGGAGAGGCTCCTGGTGGTTCCTCTGCTCCACCTTCGGACGAAGAGGTGGAGGCTTTGGAGGGGATGGCCTTCGACGAGTCTGGTAAGTTTCACCTACTTGGCATTTCCTGATTACCTAACTTTTTCGCCGCTCTCGAAGGGGTTTTTACTTGTGTTACTTTTTGCAGCTGTGTCGGCGTTGATGCAGCAGCTCTTGGCAATGCACGGGCCTGGCGCGGCTGGGATTCTCCCTCCCGAGAAAGGTGTGAGGCCTTGTTTTATTTTCAGCTTTTGAGCAATCTTTAGTGTTCCCGAAggtgattttgtttttgttttagaTTTTAATGCTGCCGTGGCAGAGACGTCTACCTCCAACGCTGCCTTTATCGTTGCCGAGTTGAGCAAGAAGCTTGCTCATGCCAGCCGAATGTTAATGCAAAAGGCTAAGGCAGATGCAGACCTTCGGGTGAAGGGCGCCACCGAGAGATTAGGTCTGGCTGACAAACTGCGGCAAGCTGAGGCGGAGGTTCTCGCTCTGAGAGAGGAGAACCAGCAACTGAAGGTTAAGTGCTCGAAGCTGGAGTCGAGTGCTTCGGATAATGAGAAGGTTCTAGAGAGCCTTCGGAGGACCGttgagggggatgcgaatgagAAGGCTGCCCTCGAGAGTAGGATCGCCGAGCTGGAGTGGGTTCAGGCTAAAATTATTGAACTCGAGCGGATCTTACCCGAAGTCGCCAGACGAGCCGATGGAGTGTATCAGGAGTACAAGAAGGCTCTTGCTGCCCTTGGAGCggagcctttgcccttgcctGAGCCGGTCGAAGGTCCCCAAGTTTTCTTTCTGCTTTTGGACTGGTTGCTGTCAGAATTCGAGGGCCTCGGTGAGGTGATGAGCGTTGCAAATGACAACGCGGCCTCTGTCTCCTTCGAGGGGCTTGTTGGAAATCTTCTTCGTGCCGACGCAGTTGATCTTGCCCGACTCGATGGTTTTCAGTATGTACCCTACGAAGGCTTGGCAGCGGAGGTGGGAAGAATTCAAGAGGTGAAGGCTGCGTTTTTTGAGCGGTTCTGGGAAACTTCTGGCAAAGTTGCCGTTCGGACTCTGGCGGCCGCAACTGCTGAGGTATGGTTGGTTTCAGCAACCTTtcgttttttcttttgtttgtttttaattGATTTCGTCTATTTGGTGCAGGAGGCGACTCCTGATCGTCCTTCGGAGGACAATCGAATGTCCGAGGATCGGAGGTCTCCTTCGGGGAATGACACAGCTGGTTCTTTGGGGGCTCAGGTGTAGAGATTGGTTTGTAGTTTACTTTGGTAGTTTTCTGGCACTTTGGTCTGTAAATATTGCCATGGTGCAGGATGTGAACAATGCTATGGTATTGACGAGCTGGGAGGCTTTTAGCCTTGCTCGTCCTGGATGCAGCGTTGCGGAATATTTAAGCTGGTCCGGTAGAAATTCATTGTAACATGTTTTGCCCCTTTGTCTGAATGTGACCTTCTCGATTGCTTTTGTAATGGCTACTTATTGCGTATCCTTCGGGTTTATTTtatgtgtgcatccttcgaggtgttttgatgtgcatccttcgaggtgccttgtgATATGTATTCTTCGAGGTGTTttgatgtgcatccttcgaggtgccttgtgttgtgcatccttcgagatgccttGTTGTGTGATCTGTTAGACATATTTGCACCCGATGTTTGCAGAGTAGTACTATCGTGGGGCTCTtggagaaaaacgtctccccccagCCTTAGTTTTTTCTTGCCGAAGGACCTTTTTGGATGTAATTTGTTGTTGTCCGGGGCGACGCTCGTTAGGgtggtttttcaaaaaaaaaacgtctccccccttcctAACGAGTCGTTGCCCGGAGGtattttgtgaagaagaagtgttTGTTATTTCGATGTATGATTTGTTTGCCAACGAGGCAATGCGCGGAAACTTtgttttttgtgaaaaaaacgtctcccccctttcttgcGCGCTGTTGTCCTCGAAGGGCTTAGTTCTTTTTGTTTTGGGTAAATCGAATGATGTGTGCCGAAGGTTCTTGTGGAGAAAAGGTCCCCCCCTTTCTGGCATCCATCTTTCGATTTTTCTGAGGTAGCCTGTTGGCCTTCgctttgcacttattgtgccctTTTTGTCGTTGGTTTTTGCCATTTTTGcgcttgttgtgtgcttgtgccgaaggttttttggttcggaccctTTGAAAGGTCGaggccccttggcgttttttcGCTTGTTGTGTGTTTgggccgaaggttttttggttcggaccttttgaaaggtcgaagccccttggcgtttttgcacttgttgtgcgtttgtgccgaaggttttttggttcggaccttttgaaaaggtcgaagccccttggcgtttttgcacttgttgtgcgtttgtgccgaaggttttttggttcggaccttttgaaaagtcgaagccccttggcgtttttgcacttgttgtgtgtttgtgccgaaggttttttggttcggaccttttgaaaaggtcgaagccccttggcatttttgcacttgttgtgcgtttgttttgataagtatgcaaagtttgcggattctgcatactttgctaacttactGTTTTATTTAGCATGCAGATGCTTGCCgaagcttgccattttgtctGCTTAGGCGAGAGTGACACTGTTTGGGGAAAATTCATTGTATTGAGATTGTTTACATTGGGTCcgcctcgtcaaaaacctcacctcctgtGTGGAGTTTCcccttgtgaggaaaagagtacggcccgTTTACAATGTAAGAAATAACTGAAAATAGATGTGAAGGTCCGCGATCGCTTATAGCTTCGCGATGCgtcctttttacaaaattaAATGCAGTACTTTTTGAGGCTGTCGGCATTCCAAGGATGCTGCAGCTCATTGCCTTCGGCGTCGGACAAGTGATATGACCCTGGCCTGTTGCTCTTGATTACTaggaatggtccttcccacttGGGTTGAAGTTTGCCGGAGGTTTCGGCATTTGGCTTCCTTTTTAGGACCCAGTCTCCTACTGCGATGTCCTTTTTCACGATTTTCTTGTCTCTCCACTTCGTGGTTTCTTGTTGATACTTTTCTAGATTTTCCGAAACTTGTAGGATGTCTAGCTCTATGAGGTCTTTCTCCTCCGAGGGTGTGCCCTCGACTTGATGGGTCACCCTTAGGCTTCGATTCTTAAGCTCCTCTGGtgtcattgcttcggcaccatatagtagcctgaatggggtgaacttggtggttcttgattctgaggtgttgtgggaccagataACCTTCGGGAGTTCATCTGCCCATTTGCCTTTTTTCTGATCAAACAGGCACTTTTTGATGCTGCCGAAGACGATGCCATTGGCCCTTTCGACAGCCCCGTTGGATTGTGGGTGGTACACCGAAGCAAAGATTACCTTCGTGCCCAGACTGTAACAGAATTCTCTGAAGAGCTGTGAATCAAACTGTTTTCCGTTATCGACGGTGATCTCccttgggaccccgaacctgcagacgatgttctgccaaaagaattttctgattgtttctgatctgatgttgatgagtggcttggcttcgatccactttgtaATGTACTCGATAACAACTGCTGCGTACTTGTAATTGCCCTGAGCTATGGGTAGGGGGCCCACTAgatcaattccccatctttgaagaggcCAGGTCGGGGGTATCAGCTGAATTGGCTCCGAAGGATTTGAGGACTTCgggcccatcatttggcatgcttgGCATGTTTTCACTATGTGCTGGGCGTCCTTCagggctgttggccagaagaatccttgcctgaaggctttggagacaagttgtctgaagccaatgTGGGATCCGCAAAACCCGGAGTGAATTTCCTTGAGGAGCTCGATTCCTTCGGTTGTCGAGATGCACTTTAACCATGGGCTGGTTACACCTGACTTGAACAATTCTCCCTCGGAGATAACGTAGCCCCTCGCTCTTTGGAAcattttcttctcctctttctcatttggcagctcgatgtttccccgaaggtacttcattataggtgttctccaatcttcggcTGAGATGACTGAGACTTGTTTTTCTCTCTTCGGCCTGACCGAAGGTTCTGTGATTTCTTCAAAAAATACATCTGATGGTAACtgctcctttcttgatgctgccTTTGCCAGTTTGTCTGCTTCGTCGTTCATGTGCCTCGGGATATGAACGATGTCGAAGCCTTTGAAATATTTCTCCATGGATCTAACTGCATCAAGGTACTCGATAAGATCTGGTTTTCTTGCCTCCGAGTCCTTTTCGATGTGGTCTCTGATGACCTTCGAGTCTGTTTTGACTATGAAGTTCTGATGGCCaagggctttcattttgcgaaggCCCAGTAGCAAGGCTTCATACTCGGTTGTGTTGTTGGTAGATGATTCTAGGTTGCCGAAGGTTAGTCGTGCAgcgtatcttgtttttgctcccgaAGGAGACTCTATTATTGTAGCAATGCCCGCTCCGTCGTTGCACCAGGCCCCATCGCAGTGCACGATCAGGTTTCAGTCGAAGGTTCCTCCTTGAAGGTTGGGGATGTCCAATCAGCAATGAAATCGGCTAATACTTGTGATTTGATGGCTGTTCTTCTTTCGAAGTCTATGTAAAACTCCGATAGTTCTGAagcccatttggcaattctgacTGAGGCCTCTGTATTGCTGAATAAATCATGCAAGGGTTGATCTGTGACCATGattatcttgtgagcttcgaaatagTGTCGTAGCTTCCGGGCAGACATGACCACTGCGTATGCAATTTTTTCTAGCTCTGAGTATAGGAGCTTCGAGCATGCAAGAGCTTCAGATACGAAGTAGACGGGTAGTTGCTGCTTCTTTCCTCCAACTTCTCTCTCGAGGACGAGCGCTGCACTGACAGTGGAGTAAGATGCCGCGATGTACAGTTGCAACACGTCCTTCGGGTCCGGTGAAGTCATTTTTACCATGTTCTGGAGATGGTTTTTTAGGTCCTGAAGGGCTTTGCTTTGTTCGTGGCTCCACTCAAATTTGTTTGCGttgcgaaggaccttgaagaatggtaAGCTTCGGTCTGCAGAGCGGGGGATGAATCTGCTTAAGGCTGCAATTCTTCCTGTGAGTTTCTATACGTCCCTGATGGACTTTGGCTCTTCCATGTTCCAAAGAGCTTTTACTTTGTCGGGGtttgcttcgatgcctttggtgGACACTAGGCATCCTAGCACCTTCCCTTTGTGAACTCCGAAGATGCACTTATTGGGATTCAAGGATAGTCCTGCTTTTCTTAAGCTTGCGAATGTTTCGGCCAGATCTGCCACATGGTTGCTTCTTATTGAACTGGTTacaacaatgtcatcaacataagccAGGACATTCCTTCTAAGTTGGTGTTCTAAGACCACGGAGgacattcttgaaaaagactGTCCTGCATTCTTTAACCCTTCGGGCATCCTCACAAAGCAGTAGGTACCGAATGGTGTTATGAAGCTTGTtttctcttcatcttcctttctCATCCATATCTGATGGTATCCGGAGAAACAATCCAGCAGAGACATGAGTTGACTGTTTTCTGCGTCATCAACGACTCTGTCGATTCTTGGCAGCGGGAAGTCATCCTTCGGGCAGGCTTTATTGAGGTCagtgaaatcgatgcacatgcgccatttgccattcttctttttgaccggcACGGTGTTTGCCAGCCATGTTGGGTACTTGACTTCTCTAATGACATTTGCATCTAGCAGTCTCTGGACTTCGGCCTTGACTGCTGCGACTTTTTCATCTGTCATTTTGcgaagcttctgcttcttcggcttgatgtttgggttgatgtccaggcgatgctcgatgatgTCTATGCTGACTCCCCGAAGGTCGCTGGCggaccatgcaaaaacatcttgATTCTTGCGAAGGAACTCGAGAAgttctttctcctcttcggGCTCTAGGGTTGCATTGATAGTCACCATTTTGTCGGGGAGGTGTACATCGAGGGGGACCTTCTTGACTTCACAGTCTTCTTGGaaggttgctttctcgctgtcccTTTGGTGCTCTTCGAAGGTAACGGGCTTGGATTCAGTCCGAAGATTGTGCATATTTTTCTATCCTGGGGTGTATCTCCGCtcaatgtcccgcgcaagttgcTGGTCCCCGCGAACGGTGATGACCCCTGCGGGGGCTGGCATTTTCATGCACAAGTATAGTTGATGGACGATAGCTTCGAACTTGTTGATTGTTCCTCTTCCTAAGATTGCGCAGTATGGGTACGACATTTCTACCACATCGAAGGACACGGGGAGTGACAGTTTGCCGATTGCTTTCACTCTCTTTCCTCCGAATCCCATTAAAATGATTTCCGAAGGATGAAGCAGGCTTCGGTCGATACCCATCTTATCGAAGGTATCGGAGAAGATGATGTCTGCAGAACTGCAAGTGTCAACTAGTATCTTGCCAATCCTCCAGCCCTAAATGTTTGCCTTGATGACAAGAGCATTtgtgtgtgggtagctgatgaggttgacatcttctttagagaaggtgatcggagagtgtgaccactgggttcttttggttggaccttcggagacgatgcaatggacttgtctgaagtagtccctgcgctgcctcttgttttcgaagtccagggtggaacctccggagatgggcatgatcatgccgaaggatggtagtgccgcgggttggctatttgtggtttggttttcttgttttggtgggtgagctgggggtggtggtagctgctcCTGAGTGGGTTGAGCTTGGGTTGTGGGTTGAATGGTTTGCGTTTTAGGGTTTGGCTGCGGCTGCCAATTGTGATTGTAGTTGTAATTAAACATGGGTGGGCGGTATGCTTGTGTAAATGGTGGAGGTGGAACGAACGAAGGTTGCGTGTACTGTATTTGTTGAGGTTGTTGGGTCTGTGGCCATGTAGTGTGCCCAACTAGCTTGGCTTTTTTCTCGGCCTCCATTTTGtcaagggtcttcttcttctccgggcactggtttgttctgtggtcggagtcagacccatggaagtgacagaagaattttttgggatcacgcgaaggtccacgacctcggccccttcctctgcctTTACCTCTGCCCCTTGCCCCGGACGAAGGTTGCTTGTCGTTTGAGCGTTGGGGTTCCGACTCTTGTGGTGTCATGAAGGGATCGAAGGTTATCTGATCCTCATCTTCATGCGAAGGTTCCAGGGGATAAGATGAGCTGGTGAGCTGGCTGCTTTTCTTGCTGCCATGTTGGTTGTATTTCTCTGCCTGAcgcatgattcttctttgctcgACCCTTCTGCGATGGTCGGCGCCTGACTTCGCATACTTTTTCTGCTTCTGAATAAAGCTCCTCTAGAGTCCTCGGAGGTTCTCTTATGAGGTGGGAAGCAAGCTGGCCAGGCAGGAGACCCTCGATGCATTTCTCTATCGCATCTTTCTCTGGGAAATTTGGGATTTGAGCCTTCTTTTGGACGAACCTCCGGAAGTAGTCATAGAGAGGCTTACGGTCATGCTGGGGGCATTTGAAGTCTTTTACAGTGTTGGCGTTGAGCCTTCTGAAGCCTTGGAAGTCATGTAGGAGTCTTCCTTTCAGCTGATACCAGTTGTTGATTGATTACGGAGGCAAGTACGAGTACCAGTTGGCCACAGAACCTTCGCAggccatgacgaaggacttggccatggtgaagtcgtcacctccggccgaagcgatggttgcttcgtaggccatgaggaactgagttggatctgttgtagcgttgtacttggggagctgtgttggcttgtagccgagcggccatgaagttcgctgcagagcgactgagagtggcgaggtcgggtcaATTGGGAGATTGACCGGCGGTGGCCTTTGATTCTCATTATGAGCGAAGGCTGTCTGGAGGATGACGCAGTTTTCTTGCTGGGAggaaccttcgggcatttcttggtatgccctctgcaagctctcaacttctgcctccatctctgctagcctgcgcctggcctcggctagcttgtttgcttggtccagtgccctctttttggtggcgagctgggcttcgatgttctttttcttcatttcgaGGGCTTTGAGCTTGAGTGCTGCTTCTGTGAGTTGATGAGCTTCGGGGTTTTCAGTGTTATCGATCAGGTCTCCATGGGGAGCAGTTTCGTTGGTGATGTCTTCCATTTGTGGGTTGGCTCCTTCGTGTTGCGGTTGAGGGCCGTCGAGGATGCGGCCAGGCTCAGTGGaggtgcttgtggtgccggcgGTGGCTTTCTTCTTCACTGGGGCCATCGAGGGTTGTCTTACGTGCTGGAACGgtgggcgccgctgttgggatctttgcttcttagacgcccaaacagggagcatgaacagtaagaAAGATGACAATGAAAGTAGGTGTCGAACTCTCCAATAATGATTAGAAAAATCAACCTTCTACACTGTGGAgaggggggctatttatacctctAGCCATCGGCTAGGTTTTCCTAAATTACCCCCTCCCAACTTATTTACAGCTCACTTCTAGCCGGCTTCGgagtaaaattacaaggtgagaggtttacaaatccgaccttctcatgTAATcgagaggtgtacaaatccgaccttctcacataCTCATTTTTCACATACATATCTACAGCTAACGAAGGTTTTGACAACCTTCGGTGACCTTCGGGGGTCGGAGCCATGAAGGTTCCTTCGTCGAGCAATCTACCGCCACCTTCGAACTTGTGCTTCTTGGAAATCGTCCGTCACCTTCGGCCGGACGAAGGCGATCTCCTTCGCCACCGAAGGTATTGGTCCTCGCGCTTGTGCTCGCCTTCAGGAGGTGATATCCTTCGTCCCGAAGGTCAAGGCCTTTGAGTTTGTGCTTTCGAGTGTTCATCCAATACCTTTAGGTGCATTTGGCTTCCTTTCGTTGGGCCCTGCAAAcgagttagggagcatttccgaggaggggtttgacccgaaggtccaatccccaacaatgTGTATGACATGCACCATGCCATTCTAGGCGAGTTCTTGGCTTCTTGCAGTGGCGTCCCTTTGCTCCGGTTGTTCTTCTGCAGCTGTGCTGCTTTTATGTTCTGACATGTGGTTGCCCGTGGCTGTCTGAGCAGGCCTTCTGTTCTCCGTGCTCATCACCGGCGTCCTGACCGACGCGATCAAGGACGGAGTTGGccggccgcgcggccgcgccccgATTTCTTCTGGCGCTGCTTCCCTGACAGAGTGCCGGTGAGTGAGTTGTATTCTGAACCTCAATGACCTGAACCGTCAGAAACTTCAGAGTTTGCTAGCCTGTTTCTTTCTCTCGCCACAATTAATGTGACACCAATCACGCCATGATCTCATTGCTCAATGATTCGATGCGTCGTAAATTCAGAAGTACAACAACATCACCACGCAAGCCATATGCCACGGAGACCCGGCCGTGATCAAAGAAGGGCACAAGAGCTTCCCAAGTGGGCATTCTTCATGTAAGCGGCTGCCTGCATCTCTGCGAGCCGTTTGCTGTGTGCAAGCAGCATACCATTTGGATCCTGAAAATTCCGGCTTGAAATCATTCCAGAGTCCTTCGCTGGGCTAGGCTTCCTGTTGTGGTACCTGGCCGGCAAGATCAAGGCATTCGACCGGCGCGGCCATGTGGCCAAGCTCTGCATCGTCctcctgccgctgctgctggcgACCATGGTTGCCATCTCGAGGGTGGATGACTACTGGCACCACTGGCAGGACGTATTTGCCGGTGGAATTCTCGGTAGGCTCATCGATTCATTCAGCTGGCTCAGCTACCCAGGATTGCAGCTACCTCACATCTGTTGTCAACTACTGGTCTGAACAGACAACAAAGTCGTTTCAACAAAAAATGGTCTGAACATAGATCTCTCGTTGGTGTAACTTTGCAGGGTTGGTGGTTGCGTCCTTCTGCTACCTGCAGTTTTTTCCTCCACCCTCCGGGGAACAAGGTACGATGCATCATTGCATACAGGACCCTACTATCCTTTTCCCATTTTTTTTAAAGTTTTTTTCCTATTCTTTTCTAAAACAAAAATGTAATGAAGAATTTACTAGCAGTACTTTGCTGACTAGGCCCAAACGTCTTGTGAAATTAATCTGGGCCGAGAAAATCTCAGTTTCTTGGACCAGGCCCTATAGAATAGTGGGCCGAAGTATGCTCGGCCTCTCTGCCTCAATCCATCTAGGTCCATTTTTTATGTCTCAAGATTTTTCTTTATGAGCAAAGTACTGCTAGTAcgtttcttcattttttttatctgCTATTACAGCTCtgttacaatgattgtaaagtatTGGAGGGTACAATTCTGTCGGATGAACGGCTCATAATTTTTTAAACATTGTAAAAGTTCTCAAATATATAATATGTAGAAGAGTAAGGCAGTTgaggaaaaaaaacaagagtACAAGACTGGATGGCTGATGTTTTACTTGTGGAGTTGCAGGATTTTGGCCCCACGCCTACTTTGATCACATTCTTAACCCCGAGGGAGAGGGCCAAGTGCAGTCAACAACCAACTCGAGTCACCATCAATCACTATCGGAAGTCTCAGTTGCAATGGAAATGGGGAACACGAACCAAGAATTGGGTTCCATGGAAGAAGGCCACCGAGCTCGGTGACCGACTGCCGCCGTGTTGCCGTTACGAACAGAACCGCGGTCCCTGACGATCTGACGGCCGTGGACCGGCTAACCTGCCGTCAAGGCAATTACGTCAGCTAGCAAAGACAACTGCCAAACAGCAGCACAAAGATTAGTcgattattttttttaaaaaaaaagtttagtGGATTGGTACggcaaaaacaaacaaacacatgGAGCATTTGATGGACTTGCCTTAAAGTTCGTGGACGAGAGGGTGGATAAGGATTCCTGCAGCACGGCATCCCAATCAATTGGCTGCGAATATCTTACGGGAATGTCAGCCTCTGAAACTGTTCAGTTacaaaattccaaattccaatttttttttccggcacctgcatggagacttaaatctagacgaaataaaaaacgcattgcgactgctgtcggTAAAtgacaagacgaatctaatgaacctaattaggctgtaattagatgctaaattgctacagtaatgctacagtaaataacctctaatgacagattaattaggctcattagattcgtctcgtgatttacagacgagttctgtaattatttttgtgattagtctatgtttagtacttcaaatatagaaaaatattttttcaaaaaatttacagactgcaaccaaacacggcttATCACGGAATGGTGTCACCTTGGAAAAACATGTCCAAGCAACCTCATCTCACTGTTTGAATTGCAACTCGATGCCCATTACAATTATTGTTTGAATTACATCTCATCTTTAGCGTGGTGCTGACGGAACTGCTGCTGTTGTGTGTTTGTTCAGTTCAGCTGCACATTTGTACTCCGTCAGCTATTTCGGCAGTGAACGAAGTTTTCTTTACTGTTTGGACGAGACAGAAGAAATTTCTATCTGCAAAATTCGGTTGTCTCCGTGTAGCCGCCTCGAAGGTCAGACGTCGCCGTCATGGATCAATACAAGGGCCGATCGTCTCTGCCTAGCGTAGATTGTAGGATGCGACAATTTAACAAGTGTGAGCTTTGACTGAGGGACAGTGAAGGAGCCGATATGTTTGTGTTGGTGTGGTGATTGTTTGGTTGTGAATGTGAACTGTTCGAAAGCGTCTTGAGTACTCAGTAGCTGTAGAAGTCCAGGGTTAACACAAGAACGGTGTAAATGTACTCATGAAGGGAGCGTAGCTGGGAACTTTGGCTTCACTAGCCTATCAAACCCGAGCTCCCGCACGGGataaattaaaattaatataaaaatatgaCTTACagttaataattataattatctatctcacactctctttcatctattaaatattataATACATACTATAAAATACATGAACAAATTTTggagatgcctagaggggggtgaataggcgaacCTGTGACAAACCTGAAAAATTCTTCGCAGCGGATTAGTATGTCGAAACTTCCGACCCTGTGAGGGGAGTtcctgtaacatcccaaaattcgCTAAGTTGATTCGTACGCTATTTAGTTTCAAAATCGagttttcgtcgttgagctcaagtTTTTCCTAAAGCCTAACCCTAATATTTCGGGAACTTTTCCCTGttccgcccgatctcccgatcccTGTTAGACCCGACCCCGACAACCAAATCTGCCGCCCTATTCTTCCTTGACCCGCGCGTCGCGCTCACGTGTGCccggcgccgcgcgtggccgaccaagCGCCGTGTTTTCGGCGcgaatctctctccctctcacttctttcccttctctctccccttcttttctttttcttttcttcttttccttctttttccctctcctctctccttccccgcgcgctcggcccccCTTCTGCTCTGCCCCGCTCCCGAGCACAcccccgagcgccgctcgcCACGCGCGCACCGGCCCGGCTCCCCGACCTCGCTCTCCCGCGCGCGTCCACGCCACGCTGCCCGGCCCCGCCTTCCCTGCTCTACTCCGCGCGCCACCACGGCCGCTCCCTGCTTCCGCACGCACACGCCCGCCTTGCTTCCtgctcccgcgcgccgcgccgcccgcccgcgcacGCACACACGCGCACGCGCCCGCTGCTCACACGCCACTGCTCCCCGCCCCACCGCGTGCACATGAACGCGCGCCTCGCCGTGCCCACGTGCGCGCCGCGACGCCGACCGCCCGCGCAGCCGTGCAACGCCGCTCGCCCGCGACCCGCGCGCACGCGCCGACGCCCTGGGCGCACAGCACCGGTGACctcggcacagcgccgcctgcgacggtcgccgcctgcccgaggcGTCGCGTCACCTCGCCGTCCgcaccgccgttgacgcccgcacagcgccgcctacGCCGGTCGCCGCCCGCTCGAAGCATCACGTCACCAGTGgtcgcctcgccaccgcccaaCTGCCGCCGTCCCCGCTACGCGCCACCACGGCCCACTGCTCGCCTCGACGCTCGGGCAGCACAGCGCCGAgccgccccccccccaacgCCATTAAAGCCGGCCGCAGAGCCCGCCAGGCCGTCATCGCCGCactcccacctccaccgccttgACCGCCTATAAAAAGGGGCCGAGGGGCACTCCCGAGCTCCACGACCCCCACTCCGAGCTACACAGCCCCGTGCCTCTTCTCTCTGAGctccctagcgccgccaccaccgcctgctCCCGCtgtcccgcctccacgccgcgccTTAGGCCAAGGTGAgagggggaatcgaacccctgCACCCCGCtgccccttttcccctcctctCTGGCCGCCGCCGTGACCCCGAG
The nucleotide sequence above comes from Panicum virgatum strain AP13 chromosome 3K, P.virgatum_v5, whole genome shotgun sequence. Encoded proteins:
- the LOC120697934 gene encoding lipid phosphate phosphatase 2-like, producing MVAISRVDDYWHHWQDVFAGGILGLVVASFCYLQFFPPPSGEQGFWPHAYFDHILNPEGEGQVQSTTNSSHHQSLSEVSVAMEMGNTNQELGSMEEGHRAR